From Zhongshania aliphaticivorans, one genomic window encodes:
- a CDS encoding four helix bundle protein, with the protein MDRRKYQKLIVWQEAMDLVVGVYRITERLPATERFGLCQQLRRAAVSIPSNIAEGAGRHSDKEFIRFLNIANGSLLEVETQLLIALQLQYIEEISELQNSIDKIFAMLSSLKRKLKTEY; encoded by the coding sequence AGAGGCTATGGATTTAGTAGTCGGGGTTTATCGCATTACCGAGCGATTACCGGCAACTGAGCGGTTTGGTCTTTGCCAACAATTGAGGCGTGCTGCCGTGAGTATTCCCTCCAATATTGCGGAAGGTGCTGGCCGCCACAGCGACAAAGAGTTTATACGCTTTTTGAATATTGCAAATGGCTCTTTACTAGAAGTAGAAACACAGCTGCTCATTGCACTGCAATTACAGTACATAGAAGAAATTAGTGAGCTACAGAATAGCATCGACAAAATTTTTGCCATGCTCAGTAGCTTAAAGCGCAAATTAAAAACTGAGTACTAG
- the ahcY gene encoding adenosylhomocysteinase, with product MNASSNTFTDYKVADISLAAWGRKELSIAEGEMPALMAMRSKYGADKPLAGAKILGCIHMTIQTGVLIETLIELGAEVRWSSCNIFSTQDHAAAAIAAAGIPVFAWKGETEEEYEWCLEQTILKDGQPWDANMVLDDGGDLTGLLHQKYPQMMDRIHGITEETTTGVHRLQEMMAKGELKVPAINVNDSVTKSKNDNKYGCRHSLNDAIKRGTDHLLSGKKALVIGYGDVGKGSAASLRQEGMIVKISEIDPICAMQACMDGYEVVSPYNNGINDGTEACVNTAVLGNTDLLVTTTGNVNVCDSNMLKALKNGCVVCNIGHFDNEIDTAFMRKNWEWEEVKPQVHLVYRNKAANDHLILLSEGRLVNLGNATGHPSRIMDGSFANQVLAQIHLYALRFADLAPEQKAAAITVEVLPKKLDEEVAAHMVAGFGGVLTQLSKTQADYIGVPVEGPFKPESYKY from the coding sequence ATGAACGCATCATCAAACACCTTCACCGACTACAAAGTCGCCGACATCTCCCTTGCCGCTTGGGGCCGTAAAGAACTGAGCATCGCCGAGGGCGAGATGCCTGCACTGATGGCCATGCGCTCTAAATATGGCGCTGACAAGCCTCTGGCTGGCGCCAAGATTTTGGGCTGTATTCACATGACAATTCAAACTGGGGTTTTGATTGAAACCTTAATTGAACTCGGCGCCGAAGTGCGTTGGTCGTCGTGCAATATTTTCTCTACCCAAGACCACGCCGCTGCTGCCATTGCCGCTGCTGGTATTCCGGTGTTTGCTTGGAAGGGCGAAACTGAAGAAGAGTATGAGTGGTGCCTTGAGCAAACCATTTTAAAAGATGGCCAGCCTTGGGATGCCAATATGGTATTGGATGATGGCGGCGATTTGACTGGCCTGCTTCACCAGAAATACCCCCAGATGATGGACCGTATTCACGGCATCACGGAAGAGACCACTACGGGTGTTCACCGCCTGCAAGAGATGATGGCCAAAGGCGAATTAAAAGTGCCTGCGATCAACGTCAACGACTCGGTAACCAAGTCTAAAAACGACAACAAATACGGCTGCCGTCACAGCCTGAACGACGCGATCAAGCGCGGCACCGATCACCTGCTGTCTGGTAAGAAAGCACTGGTTATTGGCTACGGCGATGTGGGTAAGGGCTCTGCTGCATCACTGCGTCAGGAAGGCATGATTGTAAAAATCAGCGAAATCGATCCTATCTGCGCGATGCAAGCCTGCATGGACGGCTACGAAGTGGTTTCGCCTTACAACAATGGCATAAACGACGGCACTGAAGCCTGCGTAAACACCGCAGTGCTGGGCAATACCGACCTGCTGGTAACCACCACCGGCAACGTCAATGTCTGCGATTCCAATATGCTTAAAGCCCTGAAAAACGGCTGCGTAGTCTGCAACATCGGTCACTTCGACAATGAAATCGACACCGCCTTTATGCGCAAAAACTGGGAGTGGGAAGAAGTTAAACCACAGGTACACTTGGTTTACCGCAACAAGGCCGCTAACGACCACTTAATTCTGCTGTCAGAAGGTCGCTTGGTTAATCTTGGCAACGCAACGGGTCACCCCAGCCGCATCATGGATGGCTCATTTGCCAACCAAGTACTGGCGCAGATTCACCTGTACGCACTTCGCTTTGCCGACTTAGCACCAGAGCAAAAAGCCGCTGCGATTACCGTAGAAGTGCTACCCAAGAAACTAGACGAAGAAGTTGCCGCCCACATGGTTGCTGGCTTCGGCGGCGTTCTGACTCAGCTCAGCAAGACCCAAGCAGACTACATCGGCGTACCAGTTGAAGGACCGTTTAAGCCTGAGAGTTATAAATACTAA